A stretch of Mycobacterium sp. ITM-2016-00316 DNA encodes these proteins:
- a CDS encoding hotdog fold thioesterase, whose protein sequence is MSTPEKTDHYARHLGIAVQNFGNGAATATLTVGPDHLNPHGTAHGALMFSVVGAALAAAANNDTHSGVVSSIHIDYLAPAREGDELVASASVGERLAREDIFVVRLTKAGEDAALARATGRATRRDR, encoded by the coding sequence ATGAGTACACCGGAAAAGACCGACCACTACGCCCGCCACCTCGGCATTGCCGTGCAGAACTTCGGCAATGGTGCGGCGACCGCCACGCTGACCGTCGGGCCCGACCACCTGAACCCGCACGGCACCGCCCACGGAGCGCTGATGTTCAGCGTGGTCGGCGCCGCGCTGGCCGCGGCGGCCAACAACGACACCCACAGCGGCGTGGTGAGTTCCATCCACATCGACTATCTGGCGCCGGCCCGTGAGGGCGACGAGCTGGTGGCCTCGGCCTCGGTCGGTGAGCGGCTGGCGCGCGAGGACATCTTCGTCGTCCGGCTCACGAAGGCGGGCGAGGACGCCGCGCTCGCCCGCGCCACCGGCAGGGCGACCCGACGCGACCGGTGA
- a CDS encoding SLC13 family permease, producing MTAQLIALGIFIAVFAIAAIRNVNIGIVMFPVACVVGLWLADLSLTEVIGEFPLSILVLLVGVTYFFGIAHSNGTIDWLIQAALSRVGNRDALFPAVFFALTAVISAMGAPLGGLVMAPMGMSIAHKRGIDPMLMALAMGAGLSAGAFAPTSLFGIITWGTANEAGIALSPLLLFGVAVALNLVLLAVAYVMFGRKKRLDAAVPAFSEAMVARGTALPQYGGSTLDIGENNDDELVAPERPTGMQILTIAMMLVLIAAVVVMSLLGMTPDIGVLGYGLGAIAALLDASSGKKAMSRIDWGSVLLVGGIITYVGVLTEMGVVDLLGEGAVHLGSPLVAAVLLCAAAGLISAFASTTGMLAALVPLALPLIAEGGIPGWALICAIGVCASIVDVSPFSTVGATYVATTVDEEARPRMTKLLTRWGLSMVVVGPIVLTLVLILPGMAFS from the coding sequence ATGACGGCGCAACTGATCGCTCTCGGGATCTTCATAGCGGTGTTCGCGATCGCCGCCATCCGCAACGTCAACATCGGCATCGTGATGTTCCCGGTCGCCTGCGTCGTCGGGCTCTGGCTCGCCGATCTGAGCCTCACCGAGGTGATCGGCGAGTTCCCGCTCAGCATCCTGGTGCTGCTGGTCGGCGTGACGTATTTCTTCGGGATCGCGCACAGCAACGGCACCATCGACTGGCTCATCCAGGCCGCACTGTCCCGGGTCGGCAATCGGGACGCCCTGTTCCCCGCGGTCTTCTTCGCGCTGACCGCCGTCATCTCGGCGATGGGCGCACCCCTCGGTGGTCTGGTGATGGCGCCCATGGGCATGAGCATCGCGCACAAGCGCGGCATCGACCCGATGCTGATGGCGCTCGCCATGGGTGCAGGCCTGAGCGCCGGCGCGTTCGCCCCCACCAGCCTGTTCGGCATCATCACCTGGGGCACCGCCAACGAGGCGGGCATCGCACTCAGCCCGCTGCTGCTGTTCGGAGTGGCCGTCGCGCTGAACCTCGTGCTACTGGCCGTCGCCTATGTGATGTTCGGCCGCAAGAAGCGGCTCGACGCCGCGGTGCCGGCGTTCAGCGAGGCGATGGTCGCCCGCGGGACGGCGTTGCCCCAGTACGGCGGCTCCACCCTGGATATCGGCGAGAACAACGATGACGAACTGGTCGCGCCAGAGCGCCCGACCGGCATGCAGATCCTCACCATCGCCATGATGCTGGTGCTGATCGCCGCGGTCGTGGTGATGTCCCTGCTCGGGATGACACCGGACATCGGCGTGCTGGGCTACGGTCTCGGCGCGATCGCCGCGCTGCTGGACGCGTCCTCGGGCAAGAAGGCGATGAGCCGGATCGACTGGGGCTCGGTGCTTCTCGTCGGCGGCATCATCACCTACGTCGGCGTACTGACCGAGATGGGCGTGGTCGACCTGCTCGGCGAGGGCGCGGTTCATCTGGGCTCACCGTTGGTGGCAGCCGTTCTGCTGTGCGCGGCTGCCGGGTTGATCTCGGCCTTCGCCTCGACCACGGGCATGCTGGCCGCCCTTGTCCCCCTGGCACTTCCGCTGATCGCCGAAGGTGGCATCCCGGGCTGGGCGCTGATCTGCGCCATCGGCGTGTGCGCCTCCATCGTCGACGTCTCGCCGTTCTCCACCGTCGGTGCCACGTATGTGGCCACCACGGTCGATGAAGAGGCCCGGCCACGGATGACGAAGCTGTTGACGCGTTGGGGTCTGTCGATGGTGGTGGTCGGCCCGATAGTCCTGACGTTGGTGCTGATCCTGCCCGGGATGGCCTTCTCATGA
- a CDS encoding DUF899 family protein → MTTAKPPVVDAATWKTALEDLRRREKAATRELDAIAAQRRRLPMVQLPEYTLIGADGPVRLADVFEGRSQLITYNHMWSDGAEWQCGGCTGFTSQFTRLEFLDNYDARFVIVTNGPIDEALAYKRKVGNTMDWYSSSESSFGADVGAAPGTGFAVNVFLRDGDTVYRTWHTDGRGTEQLSHTFALIDLLPFGRQEVWQDSPDGWPQSPTYSNWLDSPDVARAYGEGAHA, encoded by the coding sequence ATGACGACCGCGAAACCGCCCGTGGTGGACGCCGCCACCTGGAAGACCGCCCTGGAGGACCTGCGCCGCCGCGAGAAAGCCGCCACCCGGGAACTCGACGCGATCGCGGCGCAGCGCCGCCGGCTGCCGATGGTGCAACTGCCCGAGTACACCCTGATCGGTGCGGACGGGCCGGTGCGACTGGCCGACGTCTTCGAGGGCCGTTCCCAGCTGATCACCTACAACCACATGTGGTCCGACGGCGCGGAGTGGCAGTGCGGCGGCTGCACCGGCTTCACCTCGCAGTTCACCCGGCTGGAATTCCTGGACAACTATGACGCGCGGTTCGTCATCGTCACCAACGGGCCCATCGACGAGGCACTCGCCTACAAGCGCAAGGTCGGCAACACGATGGACTGGTACTCGTCATCGGAGAGTTCCTTCGGTGCGGACGTCGGCGCCGCTCCCGGCACGGGTTTCGCGGTGAACGTCTTCCTCCGTGACGGCGATACCGTCTACCGCACCTGGCACACCGACGGCCGCGGCACCGAACAGCTCAGCCACACCTTCGCGCTCATCGACCTGCTGCCCTTCGGCCGCCAGGAGGTGTGGCAGGACTCCCCCGACGGCTGGCCCCAGTCACCGACCTATTCGAACTGGCTGGACTCACCCGATGTCGCCCGCGCCTACGGCGAAGGAGCCCACGCGTGA
- a CDS encoding Ig-like domain-containing protein, which translates to MVQVSPVGSARRRKTWPIVIAVALTTVFTVAACSGNQAPEQPKTIADKGTPYGDLLIPKLTASVTNGAVGVTVDEPVTVTTAGGALGPVSLTDENGAPVPGEFSADGLTWSSTDPLEYNASYTLNARSSGLGGQAATQATFETHSPENLTMPYLLPNEGEVVGVGQPIAVRFDENITNRAAAEKAIEVTTTPKVDGAFYWLNNREVRWRPAEYWKPGTKVNVEVNTYGVEVGDGLFGQDNVSTNFTIGDQVIAVADDATKTLTVRRNGEVVKTMPISMGKDSSPTNNGVYIIGDRYAELVMDSSTYGVPVNSPNGYRTEVDYATQMSYSGIYVHGAPWSVGSQGYSNVSHGCLNVSTSNALWFYENTKRGDIVEVVGTVGSQLPGTDGLGDWNIPWTQWKAGNAST; encoded by the coding sequence ATGGTGCAGGTCTCGCCGGTGGGCAGCGCGCGTCGGCGCAAGACATGGCCAATAGTGATCGCGGTGGCGCTGACCACGGTGTTCACGGTGGCCGCGTGCAGCGGTAATCAAGCCCCCGAACAACCGAAGACCATCGCGGACAAGGGCACCCCGTACGGGGATCTGCTGATACCCAAGCTCACCGCGTCGGTCACCAACGGTGCCGTCGGCGTCACCGTCGACGAGCCGGTGACCGTCACCACCGCGGGAGGAGCCCTCGGGCCCGTCAGCCTGACCGACGAGAACGGCGCACCGGTCCCCGGTGAGTTCAGCGCGGACGGACTCACCTGGTCGAGCACCGACCCGCTGGAGTACAACGCCAGCTACACCCTCAACGCGCGCTCCTCGGGCCTCGGCGGCCAGGCCGCCACCCAGGCGACCTTCGAGACGCACTCGCCGGAAAACCTGACGATGCCCTACCTACTGCCCAACGAGGGCGAGGTCGTCGGCGTCGGTCAACCCATCGCGGTCCGCTTCGACGAGAACATCACCAACCGCGCCGCCGCCGAGAAGGCCATCGAGGTCACCACCACCCCCAAGGTGGACGGCGCCTTCTACTGGCTCAACAATCGCGAGGTGCGTTGGCGCCCAGCCGAATACTGGAAGCCGGGCACCAAGGTCAATGTCGAGGTCAACACCTACGGTGTGGAGGTCGGCGACGGCCTGTTCGGCCAGGACAACGTCAGCACCAACTTCACCATCGGCGATCAGGTGATCGCGGTCGCCGATGACGCCACCAAGACGCTGACCGTGCGCCGCAACGGTGAGGTGGTCAAGACGATGCCGATCTCGATGGGCAAGGACAGTTCGCCCACCAACAACGGCGTCTACATCATCGGTGACCGGTATGCCGAGCTGGTGATGGATTCCTCCACGTACGGCGTTCCGGTCAACTCGCCCAACGGGTATCGCACCGAGGTGGACTACGCGACCCAGATGTCCTACAGCGGCATCTATGTGCACGGCGCCCCGTGGTCGGTGGGTAGCCAGGGGTACAGCAATGTCAGCCACGGATGCCTCAACGTGAGCACCTCCAACGCGCTGTGGTTCTACGAGAACACCAAGCGCGGCGACATCGTCGAGGTGGTCGGCACCGTCGGCTCGCAGCTTCCCGGCACCGACGGCCTCGGCGACTGGAACATCCCGTGGACACAGTGGAAGGCCGGCAACGCCAGCACCTGA
- the bcp gene encoding thioredoxin-dependent thiol peroxidase, translating to MAQTPRLAVGDKAPAFSLPDADGNTVKLSDFTGRKVIVYFYPAASTPGCTKQACDFRDSLAELNDAGLDVVGISPDKPEKLAKFRDAEGLTFPLLSDPEKKVLTAWGAFGEKSMYGKTVQGVIRSTFLVDEKGVVEVAQYNVKATGHVAKLRRDLSV from the coding sequence ATGGCACAGACCCCGCGGCTGGCAGTCGGCGACAAGGCACCCGCCTTCAGCCTCCCCGATGCCGACGGCAACACCGTCAAGCTCTCCGACTTCACGGGCCGCAAGGTGATCGTGTACTTCTACCCGGCGGCCTCGACCCCGGGTTGCACCAAGCAGGCCTGCGATTTCCGGGACAGCCTCGCCGAACTCAACGACGCCGGCCTCGATGTCGTGGGCATCTCCCCCGACAAGCCCGAGAAGCTGGCCAAGTTCCGCGACGCCGAGGGCCTGACCTTCCCGCTGCTGTCCGACCCGGAGAAGAAGGTGCTGACCGCCTGGGGCGCGTTCGGCGAGAAATCCATGTACGGCAAGACCGTGCAGGGTGTCATCCGGTCGACCTTCCTGGTCGACGAGAAGGGCGTGGTGGAGGTCGCGCAGTACAACGTGAAGGCCACCGGGCATGTGGCCAAGCTGCGGCGCGACCTATCGGTCTGA
- a CDS encoding SDR family oxidoreductase — translation MSGEGSDIAGLRVLIVGASSGIGHAVAIRAAERGAKVAVAARRMDLLEALAEQTGGTAFELDVEDPAAITRVVAAAAESLGGFDAVVFTSTVAPMAHIEDTDIATWIHAFNVNTLGANSVLRAVRPHLSDTGVVLITSSHDVGRPRAGVAAYNASKAALNEILHSWRSEHPELAIVRVGIGPTEDTEILRGADRELLSLLFKSWTKHGQLPEQMSALNDVANTLVSLVGTAYLNPSVVPEVVQLAPRVRRG, via the coding sequence ATGAGTGGTGAAGGTTCCGATATCGCCGGATTGCGTGTGCTCATTGTCGGTGCCTCTTCGGGGATCGGGCATGCGGTCGCCATCCGCGCGGCGGAGCGCGGCGCCAAGGTGGCGGTGGCCGCGCGTCGAATGGACCTGCTGGAGGCGCTGGCCGAGCAGACCGGTGGCACGGCCTTCGAACTCGACGTCGAGGACCCCGCGGCCATCACCCGGGTGGTGGCCGCTGCCGCGGAGAGCCTGGGCGGCTTCGACGCCGTCGTGTTCACCAGCACCGTGGCCCCGATGGCACACATCGAGGACACCGATATCGCCACCTGGATTCACGCCTTCAACGTCAACACTCTGGGCGCGAACAGTGTGCTGCGGGCGGTGCGGCCGCACCTGTCCGACACCGGTGTCGTGCTGATCACCTCCAGCCACGATGTCGGCCGGCCGCGGGCCGGTGTGGCGGCCTACAACGCCAGCAAGGCGGCGCTCAACGAGATCCTGCACTCCTGGCGCAGCGAGCACCCCGAACTGGCGATCGTGCGGGTCGGTATCGGCCCCACCGAGGACACCGAGATCCTGCGCGGCGCCGACCGGGAACTGCTCTCGCTGCTGTTCAAGTCGTGGACGAAGCACGGCCAGCTGCCCGAGCAGATGTCGGCGCTCAATGACGTTGCCAACACCCTGGTTTCACTGGTGGGCACCGCCTACCTGAACCCCAGCGTGGTGCCCGAGGTCGTGCAGTTGGCGCCCAGGGTGCGGCGGGGTTAG
- a CDS encoding IclR family transcriptional regulator: MATESVVSAFRVLEAVAEAQPVGLSELARTVGLPKSTVQRVLLTLQEVGWLRPTETTPTRWQLTYRAVAVVGRAGGGESLRDIALPVMNELQLATTETIHLAAPDGDSLVLVERLDTSHRLRAFLPLGERIALHASATGLAYLSACDQDYLDDYLAGPLPAQTPDTITDADRVRAVVNDVRERGYSMNVGGLSLGISSLGAPIVGPSGVVAAMSVSGPTSRITEDRFDELGAQVRDAAAKISRALRGER; encoded by the coding sequence TTGGCCACAGAAAGCGTGGTGTCGGCGTTCCGGGTCCTCGAAGCGGTCGCCGAGGCGCAACCGGTCGGTCTGTCGGAGTTGGCGCGGACCGTCGGATTACCCAAAAGCACCGTGCAGCGCGTGCTGTTGACGCTGCAGGAGGTCGGCTGGCTGCGACCCACCGAGACGACTCCGACCCGATGGCAACTGACCTACCGCGCGGTCGCGGTGGTCGGCCGTGCCGGCGGCGGGGAGAGTCTGCGTGACATCGCACTTCCGGTGATGAACGAACTGCAGTTGGCGACCACCGAGACGATCCACCTGGCCGCACCGGACGGCGATTCGCTGGTGCTCGTCGAGCGTTTGGACACCTCGCACCGGTTGCGCGCGTTCCTGCCACTGGGGGAGCGGATCGCCCTGCACGCCTCGGCCACCGGCCTGGCGTATCTGTCGGCCTGCGATCAGGACTACCTCGACGATTACCTGGCCGGGCCGCTACCGGCCCAGACGCCCGACACCATCACCGACGCCGACCGCGTTCGGGCCGTGGTCAACGATGTTCGGGAGCGGGGCTATTCGATGAACGTCGGCGGTCTTTCGCTCGGCATCAGCTCACTGGGGGCGCCCATCGTGGGGCCCTCCGGTGTGGTGGCGGCGATGTCGGTGTCGGGGCCGACCAGTCGCATCACCGAGGACCGGTTCGACGAACTCGGGGCGCAGGTCCGTGACGCCGCGGCCAAGATCAGCCGCGCGCTGCGCGGGGAACGGTAA
- a CDS encoding DUF3618 domain-containing protein, translating to MADRDPEAIKKDIDQARDQLAATVDSLAVRANPQRLADDAKAKVVAFVTKPPVLVSLAGVGTVVVVLVIRRIRRR from the coding sequence GTGGCTGATCGGGATCCCGAGGCGATCAAGAAGGACATCGACCAGGCTCGTGATCAGCTGGCCGCGACGGTGGACAGTCTCGCCGTGCGCGCGAATCCTCAGCGCCTCGCCGACGATGCCAAGGCCAAGGTCGTGGCGTTCGTGACGAAGCCGCCGGTTCTGGTGTCGCTGGCAGGCGTGGGCACCGTGGTCGTGGTGCTGGTGATCCGCCGGATCAGGCGCCGCTGA
- a CDS encoding SRPBCC family protein: MSTQTDQERYVVTRTIPASPTAVFDVLADPARHQDTEPGDWVRDAVDPEPITGTGQIFVINMFLEFAGGHYVMHNLVTEFERDRTIAWLPGQLNAAGEHEPGGWWWRYDLAPNGAGTDVTITYDWTGTPQSFRDQVGGMPPFPASYIQESLAALERCAT; this comes from the coding sequence GTGAGCACCCAGACCGACCAGGAGCGCTACGTCGTCACCCGCACCATCCCGGCGAGCCCGACAGCGGTGTTCGATGTGCTCGCCGACCCGGCACGCCATCAGGACACCGAACCCGGCGACTGGGTACGCGATGCTGTGGACCCCGAGCCCATCACCGGGACCGGTCAGATCTTCGTGATCAACATGTTCCTGGAGTTCGCCGGCGGCCATTACGTCATGCACAACCTGGTCACCGAGTTCGAGCGCGACCGCACCATCGCCTGGCTGCCCGGCCAGCTCAACGCGGCGGGCGAGCATGAGCCGGGTGGCTGGTGGTGGCGCTATGACCTGGCGCCCAACGGTGCGGGCACCGATGTGACGATCACCTACGACTGGACCGGCACACCGCAGAGCTTCCGCGATCAGGTCGGCGGCATGCCGCCGTTCCCGGCGTCCTATATCCAGGAATCGCTTGCCGCACTGGAGCGTTGCGCAACCTAG
- a CDS encoding acyl-CoA synthetase, protein MIRPLLHALLDDDTTDDDRWLTIDGESLSRTRLRAIAWAFAADIRSRGGVQVVAVNAEPTLTTVVAVTGCLLAGTPVVPVPPDVGHAEVSHIVADSGATLWVGPRYAGVELPIAAPDLSAGDGAPLNPVDPQRVAMILYTSGTTGAPKGVLLTQRAIAAGLDALAEAWGWTAEDTVAHGLPLFHTHGLVLGVLGSLHIGSRLVHTGKPTPERYAEAGATMYFGVPTVWTRVTRDEQAAKALSSARLLVSGSAPLPVPVFERLRELTGHAPVERYGMTETMITLSTRADGERRPGWVGRPVAGAQTRIQADDGGPVPHDGESIGRLQVRGPMLFDGYLNLPEITASCWTEDGWFGTGDLAAIDEHGFHRIVGRESVDLIKSGGYRIGAGEIETSLLARPEVAEVAVVGAPDDDLGQRIIAFVVTGSDSAGDELAERLISHVADDLSWHKRPREVRFVSALPRNAMGKVQKKALI, encoded by the coding sequence ATGATCCGGCCCCTTCTGCACGCGTTGCTCGATGATGACACCACCGACGATGACCGCTGGCTCACGATCGACGGGGAATCGCTGTCGCGCACCCGGTTACGTGCCATTGCATGGGCGTTCGCGGCCGATATCCGCTCACGCGGCGGTGTGCAGGTGGTGGCCGTCAACGCCGAGCCCACCCTGACCACCGTCGTCGCCGTCACCGGCTGCCTGCTAGCAGGAACACCGGTGGTGCCAGTGCCACCGGACGTCGGCCACGCCGAGGTGAGCCATATCGTCGCGGATTCGGGCGCCACCCTGTGGGTCGGACCCCGTTATGCGGGCGTCGAACTGCCGATCGCGGCACCCGACCTCAGCGCCGGTGACGGGGCTCCGCTCAATCCGGTTGACCCACAACGGGTCGCGATGATCCTGTACACCTCGGGCACCACCGGCGCCCCGAAAGGCGTGTTGCTGACCCAGCGGGCCATCGCCGCGGGCCTCGACGCACTGGCCGAGGCCTGGGGCTGGACAGCCGAGGACACCGTGGCCCACGGCCTGCCGTTGTTCCACACCCATGGCCTGGTCCTCGGCGTACTCGGGTCGCTGCACATCGGGTCCCGGCTGGTGCACACCGGCAAGCCCACCCCCGAGCGCTACGCCGAGGCCGGCGCCACCATGTACTTCGGTGTACCCACGGTCTGGACCCGGGTCACCCGCGACGAGCAGGCGGCGAAGGCACTGTCGTCGGCCCGGTTGCTGGTCAGTGGCAGTGCGCCGCTACCGGTCCCGGTGTTCGAGCGGCTGCGGGAGCTGACCGGCCACGCCCCCGTCGAGCGCTACGGCATGACCGAAACCATGATCACGCTGAGCACCCGCGCCGACGGCGAACGCCGGCCCGGCTGGGTGGGCCGGCCCGTCGCCGGCGCGCAGACCCGGATCCAGGCCGACGACGGCGGTCCCGTACCGCACGACGGCGAATCGATCGGCCGGCTCCAGGTGCGCGGCCCGATGCTCTTCGACGGCTACCTGAACCTCCCCGAGATCACGGCGTCCTGCTGGACCGAGGACGGCTGGTTCGGCACCGGCGATCTCGCGGCCATCGATGAACACGGATTCCACCGCATCGTCGGTCGGGAGTCGGTGGACCTGATCAAATCCGGCGGCTACCGGATCGGTGCAGGCGAGATCGAGACGTCCTTGCTGGCTCGGCCCGAGGTGGCCGAGGTGGCGGTCGTCGGAGCACCGGACGACGACCTGGGACAGCGCATCATCGCGTTCGTCGTCACCGGGTCGGACTCCGCCGGCGACGAACTCGCCGAACGACTGATCAGCCACGTCGCCGACGATCTGTCCTGGCACAAGCGTCCCCGCGAGGTCCGCTTTGTATCCGCCCTGCCCCGTAATGCGATGGGCAAAGTCCAGAAGAAAGCACTGATATGA
- the orn gene encoding oligoribonuclease, producing the protein MREELVWIDCEMTGLDLKSDKLIEIAALVTDADLNVLGDGIDVVIHAEPDDLSGMVEVVAKMHAKSGLDKEVLASDIDMATAEKMVLDYIRSHVKSANTAPLCGNSIATDRGFIARDMPTLDSFLHYRMIDVSSIKELCRRWYPRIYFGQPEKGLAHRALADIHESIQELKYYRQTAFVAAPGPTTSEIAAVAAELGPAGSAPKESDSA; encoded by the coding sequence GTGCGTGAAGAACTGGTGTGGATCGACTGTGAGATGACCGGGCTCGACCTGAAGTCCGACAAGCTCATCGAGATTGCGGCGTTGGTCACCGACGCCGACCTCAACGTGCTCGGTGACGGTATCGACGTGGTGATCCATGCCGAGCCCGACGACCTGTCCGGGATGGTCGAGGTGGTGGCGAAGATGCACGCCAAGTCCGGGCTGGACAAGGAGGTGCTGGCCTCCGACATCGACATGGCCACCGCCGAGAAGATGGTTCTCGACTACATCCGCAGTCACGTCAAATCGGCGAATACCGCTCCGCTGTGCGGCAATTCGATCGCCACCGACCGCGGGTTCATCGCCCGCGACATGCCGACGCTGGACAGCTTCCTGCACTACCGGATGATCGACGTCAGCTCCATCAAGGAACTGTGCCGGCGCTGGTACCCGCGCATCTACTTCGGCCAGCCGGAGAAGGGCCTCGCCCACCGTGCCCTGGCCGACATCCACGAGTCGATTCAGGAGCTCAAGTACTACCGGCAGACCGCCTTCGTGGCCGCCCCCGGGCCGACTACCAGCGAGATCGCCGCCGTCGCGGCCGAGCTCGGGCCGGCGGGCAGCGCGCCGAAGGAATCCGATTCGGCTTAA
- a CDS encoding helicase HerA-like domain-containing protein, giving the protein MTAESTATPAQQIAAGYAVEGQALELGAVVVDGVVDPGAQVRIPLAMINRHGLVAGATGTGKTKSLQVMAEQLSAAGVPVLMADVKGDLSGLSRPGEDNDKIAQRAADTGDTWAGTAYPVEFLSLGTEGIGVPVRATITSFGPILLSKVLGLNATQESTLGLIFHWADQKGLALLDLKDLRAVIQFITSDEGKPELKALGAVSTTTAGVILRALVNLEAEGADTFFGEPELEPKDLIRLDAQGRGVISLLELGAQAARPVMFSTFLMWVLADLFTTLPEVGDVDKPKLVFFFDEAHLLFDDASKAFLQQVEQTVKLIRSKGVGVFFCTQLPTDVPNDVLSQLGARVQHALRAFTPDDQKALSKTARTYPKTTVYDLESALTSLGIGEAIVTVLSEKGAPTPVAWTRMRAPRSLMDTIGPDAIKAVAAASPLQATYGQTIDRESAYERLTARLAPPEPAPADQLPPPLPTSGGSAEAGGAVKSRGTAEPSLLDKMAASPAFKSAMRSAGTVIGREITRSIFGTGRRRR; this is encoded by the coding sequence ATGACCGCAGAATCGACCGCGACCCCGGCACAGCAGATCGCCGCAGGTTATGCCGTTGAAGGCCAGGCTTTGGAACTGGGCGCCGTCGTCGTCGACGGAGTCGTCGATCCGGGCGCACAGGTGCGGATTCCGTTGGCGATGATCAACCGGCACGGACTGGTCGCCGGGGCGACCGGCACCGGCAAGACCAAGTCCCTGCAGGTGATGGCCGAGCAGCTCTCAGCCGCGGGCGTGCCGGTGCTGATGGCCGATGTGAAGGGCGATCTGTCCGGGCTGTCGCGGCCGGGGGAGGACAACGACAAGATCGCGCAACGCGCGGCAGATACCGGTGACACGTGGGCCGGCACCGCCTACCCGGTGGAGTTCCTGTCGCTGGGCACCGAGGGCATCGGGGTGCCGGTGCGGGCCACCATCACCAGCTTCGGGCCGATTCTGTTGTCAAAGGTGCTGGGGCTCAACGCTACCCAGGAGTCCACGCTCGGGCTGATCTTCCACTGGGCCGACCAGAAGGGCCTGGCCCTGCTGGATCTCAAGGATCTGCGCGCGGTCATCCAGTTCATCACCAGCGATGAGGGCAAGCCCGAACTCAAGGCGCTGGGCGCGGTGTCGACGACGACGGCCGGGGTCATTCTGCGCGCCCTGGTCAACCTGGAGGCCGAGGGTGCCGACACCTTCTTCGGCGAGCCCGAACTGGAGCCCAAGGACCTGATCCGCCTGGACGCGCAGGGCCGCGGTGTCATCTCGCTGCTGGAGCTGGGCGCCCAGGCCGCCCGGCCGGTGATGTTCTCCACCTTCCTGATGTGGGTGCTGGCCGATCTGTTCACCACGCTGCCCGAGGTCGGCGACGTCGACAAACCCAAGCTGGTGTTCTTCTTCGACGAGGCGCACCTGCTGTTCGACGACGCGTCCAAGGCCTTCCTGCAGCAGGTCGAGCAGACCGTGAAGCTCATCCGGTCCAAGGGCGTCGGCGTGTTCTTCTGCACCCAACTGCCCACCGACGTGCCCAACGATGTGCTCAGCCAGCTCGGTGCCCGGGTGCAGCACGCGTTGCGGGCGTTCACCCCCGACGATCAGAAGGCGCTGTCCAAGACGGCGCGCACCTACCCCAAGACCACGGTCTACGACCTGGAGAGTGCGCTGACCTCACTGGGCATCGGGGAGGCCATCGTCACCGTGCTGTCTGAGAAGGGCGCGCCGACGCCGGTGGCGTGGACCCGCATGCGGGCACCGCGTTCACTGATGGACACCATCGGTCCGGACGCCATCAAGGCCGTCGCGGCCGCCAGCCCACTGCAGGCCACCTACGGGCAGACCATCGACCGCGAATCGGCCTATGAACGGCTCACCGCGCGTCTCGCCCCGCCCGAACCCGCGCCGGCGGACCAGTTGCCGCCGCCGCTGCCCACCTCGGGTGGTTCGGCCGAGGCCGGCGGCGCGGTGAAATCGCGCGGCACCGCCGAGCCGAGCCTGCTGGACAAGATGGCTGCCAGCCCGGCGTTCAAGAGTGCGATGCGATCGGCCGGCACGGTGATCGGCCGCGAGATCACCCGCAGCATCTTCGGCACCGGGCGGCGGCGCCGCTGA